One region of Quercus lobata isolate SW786 chromosome 2, ValleyOak3.0 Primary Assembly, whole genome shotgun sequence genomic DNA includes:
- the LOC115974026 gene encoding uncharacterized protein LOC115974026, with protein sequence MKLFSLILFFLAFFLLGTSADDVTSVISSSLFDKMLKYRNDPRCKSNGFYTYNAFVDAAKSFNGFGTTGDITTRKREIAAFLGQTSHETTGGWPSAPDGPYAWGYCFITETNKQTYCTPSNQWPCAPGKQYYGRGPIQLTHNYNYGPAGKAIGVNLLSNPDQVATNPTISFKTAIWFWMTPQGSKPSSHNVITGKWKPSAADTAAGRVPGYGVITNIINGGIECGHGQDSRVADRIGFYKRYSDILGVSYGKNLDCYNQKPFAYPHTFHRHFHLTNQEDLETILKAAIFVNKEDNQKITVTEHGFLISEGSLVPEDIPLAGSSPSHQVAEDEGDLGLSEEGFGVFDQVDPSKDPFSDLGDPNLSEAELLSVGTFSRAEMGVKRKPPTSLFDLLEGQPGKGVQGRSQSSAPTPPPQPQPVQTRSSPSRSQSQSPRPKLPAPPQSTLPSRPEPTDPKRKRSSKGLDGAQKQAEDQTRCLLAAEEQLEIAKEHIDDLKKKLTEAERAKGVAEWARDEAVRAKTEAEFAKMEAKTSKEKAYDVGVVETQATLKAQIPGVWVEVSFDLWKAEKVYYPLAIRETASASSETVSAPQETEAAQPKAAQLILTPDETNKGGELHGATETPRGLNPEMPQEAAKSIVSAQVSDAEEPALLVQPLQTIPIADVSEGLKANPARPPQEGDVSQGPKTNPAQPPQESHAYPPFTSTKHYCCTAFTLSKIRKMKLFSLILFFLAFFLLGTSADDVTSVINSALFDRMLKYRNDPRCKGNGFYTYNAFVDAAKSFNGFGTTGDITIRKRELAAFLGQTSHETTGGWATAPDGAYAWGYCFITETNKQAYCTPSKEWPCAPGKQYYGRGPTQLTHNYNYGPAGKAIGVDLLKNPNLVATNPTISFKTAIWFWMTPQGSKPSSHDVIIGKWKSSAADTAAGRVPGYGVITNIINGGLECGRGPDSRVADRIGFYKRYSDILGVSYGANLDCYNQKPFA encoded by the exons atgaagctctTTTCTCTGATACTGTTTTTCTTAGCTTTCTTCTTGCTTGGAACCTCAGCAGATGATGTTACCAGCGTCATCAGCTCGTCTCTTTTTGACAAAATGCTTAAATATCGAAACGATCCTCGATGTAAAAGCAATGGATTCTACACTTACAATGCTTTCGTTGATGCTGCCAAATCTTTCAATGGCTTTGGCACAACTGGTGATATTACTACACGAAAAAGGGAGATTGCTGCTTTCTTAGGTCAAACCTCTCATGAGACCACGG GAGGGTGGCCAAGTGCACCAGATGGCCCATATGCGTGGGGATATTGCTTTATTACCGAAACAAACAAGCAAACCTATTGCACGCCTTCAAATCAATGGCCATGTGCTCCTGGCAAACAATATTATGGTCGAGGACCTATCCAACTCACTCA CAACTACAATTATGGGCCTGCAGGTAAAGCTATTGGAGTTAATCTGCTAAGTAATCCAGATCAAGTAGCCACAAACCCCACCATATCATTCAAGACAGCCATATGGTTTTGGATGACCCCACAAGGAAGCAAACCATCTAGCCACAATGTCATCACTGGAAAATGGAAACCCTCCGCTGCTGACACTGCAGCTGGTAGAGTCCCAGGTTATGGTGTAATCACCAACATTATCAATGGTGGCATTGAATGTGGCCATGGCCAGGATAGTAGGGTGGCTGATAGGATTGGGTTCTATAAGAGGTACAGTGACATATTGGGAGTTAGCTATGGGAAGAACCTAGATTGCTATAATCAAAAGCCTTTTGCCT ATCCACACACTTTTCACCGGCACTTTCATCTGACCAACCAGGAGGATTTGGAAACCATTCTCAAGGCGGCAATTTTTGTAAACAAAGAGGACAACCAA AAAATCACTGTAACCGAGCACGGCTTTTTGATCTCTGAAGGATCTCTTGTCCCGGAGGACATCCCGTTGGCGGGCTCTTCTCCGTCCCACCAAGTAGCAGAGGACGAGGGTGATTTGGGCTTATCCGAAGAGGGGTTCGGTGTATTTGACCAAGTTGATCCATCCAAAGATCCTTTCAGTGACCTGGGTGACCCTaacttgtccgaggcggaactGTTGTCAGTGGGAACATTTTCTCGGGCGGAGATGGGTGttaagagaaagcccccgaccaGCTTGTTTGACCTGCTTGAGGGCCAGCCGGGGAAGGGTGTGCAGGGAAGGTCGCAGTCCAGTGCTCCAACTCCCCCACCACAGCCCCAGCCTGTCCAGACTAGGTCTTCTCCTTCCCGATCGCAGTCACAATCCCCCCGACCAAAACTTCCTGCCCCTCCCCAATCTACTCTGCCTTCTCGGCCTGAGCCCACCGACccaaagaggaagaggagttCCAAAG GCCTAGACGGCGCCCAGAAACAAGCCGAGGACCAGACGAGGTGCCTGCTTGCTGCCGAGGAGCAATTAGAGATCGCCAAAGAGCATATCGatgatttaaagaagaaactgacCGAGGCAGAAAGGGCTAAGGGCGTCGCGGAATGGGCCAGGGACGAAGCTGTGAGGGCCAAGACAGAGGCTGAGTTTGCCAAGATGGAGGCCAAGACCTCCAAGGAGAAGGCTTACGATGTGGGGGTGGTcgaaacccaagccacccttaAAGCTCAAATCCCTGGTGTAT GGGTGGAGGTTTCGTTCGACCTGTGGAAGGCGGAGAAGGTGTACTATCCTCTGGCCATCCGTGAGACCGCCTCCGCCAGCTCCGAGACTGTGAGCGCTCCACAGGAGACTGAGGCTGCTCAGCCAAAAGCTGCTCAACTCATTCTCACTCCTGACGAGACGAATAAGGGAGGAGAGCTTCATGGGGCAACAGAAACACCTAGAGGTCTGAATCCTGAGATGCCCCAGGAGGCTGCCAAGTCCATAGTCAGTGCTCAAGTCTCTGATGCCGAGGAGCCGGCCCTCTTGGTTCAGCCCCTTCAGACCATTCCTATTGCTGATGTCTCCGAGGGCCTTAAGGCTAATCCTGCTCGGCCTCCCCAGGAAGGGGATGTCTCTCAGGGTCCCAAGACTAATCCTGCTCAGCCTCCCCAGGAA TCACATGCGTACCCACCATTCACTTCCACAAAGCACTATTGCTGCACAGCATTCACACTCTCaaagataagaaaaatgaaGCTCTTTTCTCTGATTCTGTTTTTCTTGGCTTTCTTCTTGCTTGGAACCTCAGCAGACGATGTTACCAGCGTAATCAACTCGGCTCTTTTTGACAGAATGCTTAAATATCGAAACGATCCACGATGTAAAGGCAATGGATTCTACACTTACAATGCTTTCGTCGATGCTGCCAAATCTTTCAATGGCTTTGGCACAACTGGTGATATTACTATACGTAAAAGGGAGCTTGCGGCTTTCTTGGGTCAAACCTCTCATGAGACCACTG GAGGGTGGGCAACTGCACCAGATGGCGCATATGCATGGGGATATTGCTTTATTACCGAAACTAACAAGCAAGCCTATTGCACTCCTTCAAAAGAATGGCCATGTGCTCCTGGCAAACAATATTATGGTCGAGGACCTACCCAACTCACTCA CAACTACAATTATGGGCCAGCAGGAAAAGCCATTGGAGTTGATCTTCTAAAAAATCCAAATCTAGTAGCCACAAACCCCACCATATCATTTAAGACAGCCATATGGTTTTGGATGACTCCACAAGGAAGCAAACCATCTAGCCACGATGTCATCATTGGAAAATGGAAATCATCGGCAGCTGACACTGCAGCTGGTCGAGTCCCAGGTTATGGTGTAATCACCAACATTATCAATGGTGGACTCGAATGTGGCCGAGGCCCAGATAGTAGGGTGGCTGATAGGATTGGGTTCTATAAGAGGTACTCTGACATATTGGGAGTTAGCTATGGGGCAAATCTAGATTGCTATAATCAAAAGCCTTTTGCCTAA